In a single window of the Arthrobacter sp. StoSoilA2 genome:
- a CDS encoding alcohol dehydrogenase catalytic domain-containing protein gives MRAVVKNAAERGVTYVTDAGDPKATDGSVVIEVGAASLCGTDRELYEWTPSAQAFNLNLPVILGHEGAGTVVEVGPGVTGLKVGDQVALESHLTCGQCFPCRTGDAHTCERTGILGMHIDGVFAEYAAVPQDICVKLPAGLSLESGALLEAAGVAVHAIQRANYSVAGRAVLVSGAGPVGLVVVNLALLMGASHVIAVDPNPYRRAQAEKLGATALHPNDGIIERCRELTGRRGGFDVAFECSGAPGTLTTLFEAVRREATVITVGHPSRPAEVDIAAYINKKGITLRGIFGRRLWETWEQSLLLLDSGKLELDWLITHRKKLSEIDEAVELLTGDACKVLLIPGLG, from the coding sequence ATGCGGGCAGTAGTCAAGAACGCAGCCGAGCGAGGCGTCACCTACGTCACCGACGCCGGCGACCCCAAAGCAACAGACGGCTCAGTCGTCATCGAAGTCGGCGCAGCCTCCCTGTGCGGCACCGACCGCGAACTCTACGAATGGACCCCCTCAGCCCAGGCATTCAACCTCAACCTCCCCGTCATCCTCGGCCATGAAGGCGCAGGAACCGTCGTCGAGGTTGGCCCCGGCGTCACCGGACTGAAGGTCGGCGACCAGGTCGCCCTGGAAAGCCACCTGACCTGCGGCCAGTGCTTCCCCTGCCGAACCGGCGACGCACACACCTGCGAACGCACCGGCATCCTGGGCATGCACATCGACGGCGTCTTCGCCGAATACGCGGCCGTCCCCCAGGACATCTGCGTTAAGCTCCCTGCCGGTCTGTCCCTTGAGTCCGGAGCCCTGCTCGAAGCAGCCGGCGTCGCCGTCCACGCGATCCAGCGGGCCAACTACTCCGTCGCAGGCCGGGCTGTGCTCGTCAGCGGTGCAGGTCCGGTCGGCCTCGTCGTCGTGAACCTGGCACTGCTCATGGGCGCCTCCCACGTCATCGCAGTTGACCCCAACCCCTACCGCCGCGCTCAGGCCGAAAAACTCGGAGCGACCGCCCTGCACCCCAACGACGGCATCATTGAACGCTGCCGGGAACTCACCGGCCGCCGTGGCGGATTCGACGTCGCCTTCGAGTGCTCCGGCGCGCCCGGCACCCTGACCACTCTTTTCGAAGCCGTCCGCCGGGAAGCCACGGTCATCACCGTCGGTCACCCCAGCCGCCCGGCTGAGGTCGATATCGCCGCATACATCAACAAGAAGGGCATCACCCTTCGCGGAATCTTCGGCCGCCGGCTCTGGGAAACCTGGGAACAGAGCCTGCTGCTGCTGGACTCCGGCAAGCTCGAACTCGACTGGCTCATCACCCACCGCAAGAAGCTGAGCGAAATCGACGAAGCAGTAGAGCTCCTCACGGGAGACGCCTGCAAAGTCCTGCTCATCCCCGGCCTCGGCTAA
- a CDS encoding GntR family transcriptional regulator, with translation MSLESAEAAAEPVGRISPLSRDSGGPLHAQIRDILHRQIVDMALSPGSSLPTEEELQRQFGVSRSVVRQALSGLSDLGLIRRQRGRGSVVASTPVLRRHVQRAGGLDEQAAAHGQRLRTHVISVEPAEPPQPGIDALNTTNTWKIERVRYLDDLPVAFMRTWVPRDFFPHFTAELLEDASLLSLMRDHGYHPAGGPRQVQAVSSDSDLARRLNINTREPLLLLQGVTRDALGHGLEWFNVWHSPNTVFDVDAQVTTQPGRVSQEHIRRLRNLTQQLESELADLERGAH, from the coding sequence GTGAGTTTGGAATCGGCAGAAGCAGCGGCGGAGCCGGTGGGACGCATCAGCCCACTGAGCCGGGACAGCGGCGGTCCTCTCCACGCTCAAATCCGGGACATCCTTCACCGTCAGATCGTGGACATGGCACTGTCCCCAGGATCTTCATTGCCCACAGAAGAAGAGCTGCAAAGGCAGTTCGGGGTCTCCCGCAGCGTGGTGCGCCAAGCTTTGTCCGGACTTTCTGACCTTGGACTGATCCGGCGTCAACGCGGCCGGGGCAGCGTCGTAGCATCGACGCCCGTGCTCCGACGCCACGTGCAGCGCGCAGGCGGCCTGGACGAACAAGCCGCGGCGCACGGCCAGCGCCTCCGCACCCATGTCATCAGCGTGGAACCCGCCGAACCACCCCAACCGGGCATCGACGCCCTCAACACCACCAATACCTGGAAAATCGAGCGGGTCCGCTACCTCGATGACCTTCCCGTAGCATTCATGCGAACGTGGGTCCCGCGAGACTTCTTCCCGCACTTCACGGCCGAACTGCTCGAAGACGCGTCGCTACTGAGCCTGATGCGCGACCACGGATACCACCCCGCCGGCGGGCCCCGCCAAGTACAGGCAGTCTCATCAGATTCTGACCTGGCCCGAAGGCTGAACATCAATACCCGCGAACCACTGCTCCTGCTCCAGGGAGTTACTCGCGACGCCCTCGGCCACGGCCTCGAATGGTTCAACGTCTGGCACAGCCCCAACACGGTCTTCGACGTCGATGCGCAAGTCACAACCCAGCCTGGGCGCGTCTCGCAAGAGCACATCCGGCGCTTGCGGAACCTGACCCAGCAGTTGGAATCAGAATTAGCAGATCTCGAACGAGGAGCACACTAG
- a CDS encoding RuBisCO large subunit C-terminal-like domain-containing protein — MRDPRSVRCTYYLESEIDPEKAAAIMAGEQSSGTFLPVPGESARIRERHAARISAVQEIGFCRPSLTSRANPEKVRAAVVTVDFPMENVGTDLATLQTAIAGNLFELGDLYACRLQDIRLPEDFVAAHPGPAFGIEGTRKLISDVQGVMVGTIVKPNVGLSEDEFRLVVRDLAMASIDLIKDDELMTDPAYLPLERRVAVATEEIRAAEQLTGHATMYAFNITGDLAGLQKRHDLVVEAGGRCVMLNIPVMGMPALALLRSFAEVPIHGHRAGLAASMRSKALGMDYRVWQQMARLAGADHLHASGLGSKFYELDEEVASNIRCLLEPLGQTIAPLPVLSSGQNVTTPGPTFDAVGSTDLMMLAGGGVAAHPDGPEAGVRSLRQAWEAAVDGVPLQNAADQLAHTGDAALLHAVQTFGKGA, encoded by the coding sequence ATGCGCGACCCGCGCTCGGTGCGTTGCACCTACTACCTTGAGTCCGAGATTGACCCGGAGAAGGCCGCTGCCATCATGGCTGGCGAGCAGTCCAGCGGCACCTTCCTGCCGGTGCCGGGCGAGTCCGCCCGGATCCGGGAGCGACACGCAGCGCGGATCTCGGCTGTTCAGGAAATTGGCTTCTGCCGTCCTTCGCTGACATCCCGGGCAAACCCGGAAAAGGTCCGCGCTGCCGTGGTTACCGTTGACTTCCCGATGGAGAATGTCGGCACGGACCTGGCCACTTTGCAGACAGCCATCGCAGGCAACCTCTTCGAGCTGGGCGATCTTTACGCATGCAGGCTTCAGGACATTCGGCTGCCTGAAGACTTCGTTGCCGCCCACCCCGGGCCGGCTTTCGGTATCGAGGGCACGCGCAAGCTCATCAGCGATGTCCAGGGCGTCATGGTTGGCACCATCGTCAAGCCCAACGTAGGACTTTCCGAAGATGAATTCCGGCTCGTGGTCCGTGATCTGGCCATGGCCTCCATCGACCTGATCAAGGACGATGAGCTCATGACTGATCCGGCGTACCTTCCTTTGGAACGCCGGGTCGCCGTCGCCACGGAAGAGATCCGCGCTGCCGAACAGCTCACAGGCCACGCCACTATGTATGCGTTCAACATCACCGGCGACCTCGCCGGGCTGCAAAAGCGCCACGACCTGGTGGTTGAAGCCGGCGGCCGCTGCGTGATGCTGAACATTCCAGTGATGGGAATGCCCGCACTGGCGCTGTTGCGAAGCTTCGCCGAGGTTCCCATCCATGGCCACCGGGCCGGCCTGGCAGCTTCCATGAGGTCCAAAGCGCTGGGCATGGATTACCGGGTATGGCAGCAGATGGCCCGTCTGGCCGGCGCAGACCACCTTCACGCAAGCGGACTGGGCAGCAAGTTCTATGAGCTCGATGAGGAGGTCGCCTCCAACATCCGCTGCCTGCTCGAACCTCTCGGACAGACCATTGCACCGCTTCCTGTTTTGTCCTCAGGTCAGAACGTCACCACCCCTGGCCCGACATTCGACGCAGTTGGTTCGACAGACCTGATGATGCTCGCCGGCGGCGGCGTCGCAGCGCACCCGGACGGACCCGAAGCCGGAGTGCGGAGTCTCCGCCAGGCATGGGAAGCAGCCGTGGACGGCGTGCCTCTGCAAAACGCAGCGGATCAACTCGCGCACACCGGGGACGCCGCTCTCCTGCACGCAGTCCAGACATTCGGGAAAGGTGCCTGA
- a CDS encoding amino acid ABC transporter ATP-binding protein: MNNSTGSTAAVRAAGVDIKDLRKSYGNNEVLKGISLTVEPGQVVCLIGPSGSGKSTLLRCVNLLEHPNAGTINVGKFEATDPDVDLNRMRQSVGMVFQHFNLFPHLSVLDNCTISQMKVLKRSKSEAADVARRNLERVGLGHLSDRFPDQLSGGQQQRVAIARALSMDPQLMLFDEPTSALDPETVGDVLAVMRKLAQEGMTMLVVTHEMGFAREVADRVVFMDAGVVVEEGPAEHVISAPSQPRTKEFLRRVLDPTHIDVVED; encoded by the coding sequence ATGAATAACTCCACCGGGAGCACCGCAGCCGTTCGCGCCGCAGGCGTGGACATCAAGGACCTCCGCAAGTCCTACGGCAACAATGAGGTTCTCAAAGGCATCTCGCTGACCGTTGAACCGGGCCAGGTCGTGTGCCTGATCGGGCCCTCGGGTTCCGGAAAGTCCACCCTCCTGCGCTGCGTGAACCTGCTTGAACACCCAAATGCGGGCACCATCAACGTAGGCAAGTTCGAGGCCACCGACCCCGACGTCGACCTCAACCGCATGCGTCAGAGCGTCGGCATGGTGTTCCAGCACTTCAACTTGTTCCCGCACCTGAGCGTGCTGGACAACTGCACCATCTCGCAGATGAAGGTCCTCAAGCGGTCCAAGTCCGAGGCCGCCGACGTCGCGCGCCGCAACCTCGAACGCGTTGGCCTTGGACACCTGTCCGATCGTTTTCCGGACCAGCTCTCCGGTGGCCAGCAGCAGCGCGTAGCCATTGCACGCGCGCTGTCCATGGATCCGCAGCTGATGCTCTTCGACGAGCCAACGTCCGCCCTTGACCCGGAGACGGTGGGTGACGTCCTGGCCGTCATGCGCAAACTGGCCCAGGAAGGCATGACCATGCTGGTGGTCACCCACGAGATGGGCTTTGCCCGCGAAGTGGCTGACCGCGTGGTCTTCATGGATGCCGGCGTCGTAGTGGAGGAAGGCCCGGCGGAACACGTCATCAGCGCCCCGTCCCAGCCGCGAACCAAGGAATTCCTGCGCCGCGTTCTGGACCCGACGCACATCGACGTCGTGGAGGACTGA
- a CDS encoding IS3 family transposase: MGRTPKGLGRERQVEGRGRVPGKSQRLLCREAKVEDFYEFIEAEKANHSVVWLCRALKVSRASFYRWRNPAGPSPRAVRHEDLVTAVTDLYTKEEGRAGRDQLALLLNAAGTKVSAPTVGAIMRETGLRAIRTRAWKQTTVQDPQAKTAHIENHMLDTDGKRDFTSTVPGTRLVGDITYLRTGEGWLYLATVIDLFSGMVIGWSMAGHMRASLCTAALQMARNHGRFAEDSVVFHSDRGAQYTSEEFQQWCGTNAVTQSMGKVGVCWDNAVAENFFSHLKTEFYHHHRFGSRLAARTAVMDYIEGWYNRRRPNRRAGGAPPVTAHTAYQTTVQGPLAA; this comes from the coding sequence CTGGGAAGAACACCAAAAGGCCTTGGCCGAGAACGCCAGGTTGAAGGCCGAGGTCGAGTTCCTGGGAAAAGTCAGCGCCTTCTTTGCCGCGAAGCAAAAGTAGAGGATTTCTACGAGTTCATCGAAGCGGAGAAGGCCAACCATTCAGTGGTGTGGCTGTGCCGGGCATTGAAGGTTTCCCGGGCCTCGTTCTATCGGTGGCGCAACCCCGCCGGGCCCTCACCACGTGCCGTGCGGCATGAGGATCTGGTCACCGCGGTCACCGACCTCTATACGAAGGAGGAAGGCCGTGCCGGACGGGACCAGTTGGCCTTGTTGCTGAACGCGGCCGGGACCAAGGTCTCCGCCCCAACCGTCGGAGCCATCATGCGCGAGACCGGTCTGCGTGCCATCCGAACTCGGGCCTGGAAACAGACCACGGTCCAGGACCCGCAGGCCAAGACCGCCCACATCGAGAACCACATGCTCGACACCGACGGCAAACGCGACTTCACCTCCACCGTGCCCGGGACCCGTCTGGTCGGCGATATCACCTACCTGCGCACCGGCGAAGGCTGGCTCTACCTGGCCACCGTCATCGATCTGTTCTCCGGCATGGTCATTGGCTGGTCCATGGCCGGACACATGCGTGCGAGCCTGTGCACCGCGGCCCTGCAGATGGCCCGGAACCACGGCCGCTTCGCCGAGGATTCTGTGGTCTTCCACTCCGACCGCGGCGCCCAGTACACCTCTGAGGAATTCCAGCAATGGTGCGGCACGAACGCGGTCACTCAGTCCATGGGCAAGGTAGGGGTGTGCTGGGACAACGCGGTCGCCGAGAACTTCTTCTCCCACCTCAAAACCGAGTTCTACCACCACCACCGCTTCGGTTCCAGGCTCGCCGCCCGGACCGCCGTGATGGACTACATCGAGGGCTGGTACAACCGCCGCCGACCCAACCGCCGGGCCGGCGGCGCACCACCCGTAACAGCCCACACCGCTTACCAAACCACCGTTCAGGGACCCCTGGCCGCCTAA
- the menD gene encoding 2-succinyl-5-enolpyruvyl-6-hydroxy-3-cyclohexene-1-carboxylic-acid synthase, whose amino-acid sequence MTSQDSLTSIAAARIAVTALLDGGVRHVVVAPGSRSAPMAYALAEAEAAGKVLLHVRIDERDAGFTALGLALATEAPAAVLTTSGTAVGNLLPAVMEANHAAVPLVVVSADRPEELHGTGANQTTIQLDLFGDHVRFAVDVAAGDNPQRAVATALYAATGALEDTPPGPVQVNLAFRDPLVPGAGDALPTAAGHSVFHYDAGPQALDLPAASSELAERRTVVLAGHDAGPVAEAFARVHGLPLLAEPSSNARFGPNAVGPYRVLLEHFGPGSATPIERVVLFGRATLSRPVAALLARPAIESAIYQPVPVAWYEAGRRRETPIETLPELAAFAGRGSAEWLDSWLLAGAAAQHALDGILAGESTANGPSVGATVWEHSRGKLVLGSSNGIRDVDLAGQPHPDPIATVYANRGLAGIDGTIATATGIALGSGRETTLLLGDVTFLHDAGGLLLGQGEPIPDLRIVVLNDSGGAIFSLLEHGAVEDSGAYGTAVERLFSTPHSVDIAALAAAYGVGHKAVSTTAELAEALKSPLKGRTIVEVRVDRAGLRALHARIKEAVSGAVGKVLTAG is encoded by the coding sequence GTGACTTCACAGGACTCTCTGACATCCATCGCCGCCGCCAGAATCGCCGTGACTGCACTGCTCGACGGCGGTGTGCGGCACGTGGTGGTGGCGCCGGGTTCGCGTTCCGCGCCCATGGCCTACGCCCTTGCGGAGGCAGAAGCGGCGGGCAAAGTTCTTCTGCATGTCCGGATCGATGAACGGGATGCCGGATTCACGGCGCTTGGACTCGCCCTCGCAACCGAAGCGCCGGCCGCTGTCCTGACAACCTCGGGTACCGCCGTCGGGAATCTGCTGCCCGCCGTGATGGAGGCCAACCACGCGGCCGTGCCGCTGGTGGTCGTCTCGGCAGACAGGCCGGAGGAGCTTCACGGAACCGGGGCGAACCAGACCACAATCCAACTGGACCTGTTCGGCGATCACGTCCGCTTCGCCGTCGACGTCGCCGCGGGGGACAACCCGCAACGGGCAGTTGCCACAGCGCTGTATGCTGCCACGGGCGCCCTCGAGGACACGCCGCCGGGACCCGTGCAAGTGAACCTCGCGTTCCGCGACCCGTTGGTTCCAGGCGCGGGCGATGCCCTTCCCACCGCCGCTGGCCACAGCGTTTTCCATTACGACGCCGGCCCCCAGGCGCTCGATCTTCCGGCGGCTTCGAGCGAGCTCGCCGAACGACGCACCGTGGTTCTCGCAGGCCACGACGCCGGTCCTGTGGCCGAGGCCTTCGCACGCGTACACGGCCTTCCCCTCCTTGCCGAACCTTCGTCCAACGCGCGATTCGGTCCGAATGCCGTGGGCCCGTACCGGGTGTTGCTGGAGCATTTTGGTCCGGGGTCGGCTACACCGATCGAGCGCGTGGTCCTGTTCGGCAGGGCCACCCTTTCCAGGCCAGTGGCCGCGCTCTTGGCACGTCCCGCTATCGAATCCGCCATTTACCAGCCGGTCCCTGTGGCCTGGTACGAGGCTGGACGACGCCGCGAAACACCCATTGAAACCCTCCCCGAGTTGGCCGCGTTCGCCGGCCGGGGCTCTGCAGAGTGGCTGGATTCATGGCTCCTGGCCGGGGCCGCCGCCCAACATGCCTTGGATGGAATATTGGCTGGGGAGTCGACTGCCAATGGGCCTTCCGTCGGAGCCACCGTCTGGGAGCACTCGCGCGGGAAATTGGTTCTCGGCTCCTCCAACGGGATCCGGGACGTGGATCTCGCAGGCCAACCACACCCCGACCCCATCGCCACTGTCTACGCCAACCGCGGCCTCGCCGGCATCGATGGCACCATCGCCACCGCTACGGGAATTGCCCTCGGAAGCGGCCGAGAAACCACGCTTCTCCTTGGCGACGTCACGTTCCTCCACGACGCCGGCGGACTACTCTTGGGCCAGGGCGAGCCCATCCCCGATCTTCGGATCGTGGTCCTTAACGACTCCGGCGGCGCCATCTTCAGCCTCCTCGAGCACGGCGCGGTGGAGGACTCGGGGGCCTACGGCACCGCCGTCGAACGCCTCTTCAGCACGCCACACTCGGTGGACATCGCGGCACTCGCGGCCGCATACGGCGTCGGACATAAGGCGGTAAGTACGACGGCGGAACTCGCGGAGGCGCTCAAGTCGCCGCTGAAGGGACGCACGATTGTGGAGGTGCGCGTGGACCGGGCAGGCCTACGGGCACTTCATGCCCGCATCAAGGAAGCAGTCTCCGGTGCCGTGGGCAAGGTGTTGACCGCGGGCTAG
- a CDS encoding transposase, translated as MTTPRRKYDAAFREEAVRLVLSTNRSVKQVAEEIGVKESTLGNWLHRHRERQPNAPVPSEDRGPVAWEEHQKALAENARLKAEVEFLGKVSAFFAAKQK; from the coding sequence ATGACCACGCCCAGAAGAAAATATGATGCCGCTTTCCGTGAGGAAGCAGTGCGGCTGGTGCTGTCCACGAACCGTTCGGTGAAGCAGGTCGCCGAGGAGATCGGGGTGAAGGAAAGCACGCTGGGGAACTGGCTTCACCGACATCGGGAACGTCAACCAAATGCCCCTGTCCCGTCCGAGGACAGGGGCCCGGTTGCCTGGGAAGAACACCAAAAGGCCTTGGCCGAGAACGCCAGGTTGAAGGCCGAGGTCGAGTTCCTGGGAAAAGTCAGCGCCTTCTTTGCCGCGAAGCAAAAGTAG
- a CDS encoding four-carbon acid sugar kinase family protein, producing the protein MTAFGFVADDLTGAADVLAQAHRYGLEAALVIGDAPLPTDTDVVGFAGPARSLSGAAFDNLVTRDLAGIAALNLEVLLYKVCSTFDSSPTIGSIGRGIQLLHEQFPLHGPIAVVPAQPAFGRYTAFSNHYATYAGKIYRLDRHPVMSRHPSTPMSEADLRQVLAEQLGGTQVPGAIHLPAYQDGTFKDSWADRRREPGAQAFVVDAVDEHHMDTVAEALTREEHGHGPSIVVGSGGIMAALARSISDQDPRTPGPQKPSGPVLAVSASASSTTAEQIEDAISNGWVDVPVPGELLQRDDAARIEALDERVSAALRSGRNVVVHTTRGAADPRYGTSTPLDAGYVGTLIGGIAARMATAGLTRDIAVCGGDTSSHALIAMGVRQLRVSDQFVTAGPILKADDASAVAGCRLLLKGGQVGPTDILRRFAGQLHG; encoded by the coding sequence ATGACCGCTTTCGGTTTCGTCGCCGATGACCTCACCGGAGCCGCCGATGTCCTCGCCCAAGCCCACCGCTACGGGCTCGAAGCTGCGCTTGTCATCGGGGACGCACCGCTGCCGACCGACACCGACGTCGTCGGGTTCGCAGGTCCGGCACGCTCGCTGTCCGGCGCTGCGTTCGACAACCTGGTCACCCGTGACCTTGCAGGCATCGCGGCACTGAACTTGGAAGTGCTGCTCTACAAGGTTTGCTCCACTTTCGACAGCTCGCCCACCATCGGCAGCATCGGCCGCGGGATCCAGCTGCTCCACGAACAGTTCCCGCTGCACGGCCCCATCGCCGTCGTCCCTGCCCAGCCCGCGTTTGGCCGGTACACCGCATTCAGCAACCACTACGCAACCTACGCAGGGAAGATCTACCGTCTGGATCGTCACCCGGTCATGTCCCGTCATCCCTCAACGCCCATGTCCGAAGCGGACCTCCGTCAGGTCCTGGCCGAACAGCTCGGCGGAACCCAGGTACCCGGAGCGATCCACTTGCCCGCCTACCAGGACGGCACCTTCAAGGACTCCTGGGCCGACCGGCGCCGGGAACCCGGCGCGCAGGCCTTCGTGGTCGATGCCGTGGACGAACACCACATGGACACCGTCGCAGAAGCCCTCACCCGGGAAGAGCACGGTCACGGTCCCTCGATCGTGGTCGGATCCGGCGGGATCATGGCAGCCCTGGCAAGGTCGATCTCAGACCAAGACCCGCGCACTCCCGGCCCGCAAAAACCCTCGGGACCTGTACTGGCGGTCAGCGCCTCGGCCTCCAGCACCACAGCCGAGCAGATCGAGGACGCGATCTCAAACGGCTGGGTGGACGTCCCGGTTCCTGGCGAACTCCTCCAACGCGATGACGCCGCCCGGATCGAGGCCCTCGATGAACGCGTTTCAGCCGCCCTACGATCAGGACGAAACGTCGTCGTTCACACCACCCGCGGCGCGGCAGACCCCCGCTACGGTACAAGCACACCATTGGACGCCGGATACGTCGGCACCCTGATAGGTGGCATCGCCGCCAGGATGGCCACAGCAGGGCTCACCCGGGACATCGCCGTCTGCGGTGGCGATACTTCCAGTCACGCACTGATCGCCATGGGCGTCCGCCAGCTCCGGGTGTCGGACCAGTTCGTCACAGCAGGCCCAATCCTGAAAGCCGACGACGCCTCAGCCGTCGCAGGGTGCAGGCTCCTGCTCAAAGGCGGACAGGTCGGCCCGACCGACATCCTGCGTCGCTTCGCCGGCCAACTCCACGGCTGA
- a CDS encoding 2-keto-3-deoxygluconate permease: MSIPIKKALEKVPGGMMLVPLGIGAVIHTLAPDAGKFFGSFTGAFFTGLAPLLAVFFVCLGATLEVKSTPYILKKGGVLLGSKILFAVLIGVIAGRFLGEAPIEHGILAGLSTLALVAALNDTNGGLYISLMGQFGRKRDAGAYSILSLESGPFLTMVTLGIAGLAAFPWQALVGAILPLALGMLLGNLDKNMRHLLAPLVPAMVPFLGLALGLTINLNAVVEAGLLGIALGLFVVFVGGAVLLLADKLTGGDGVAGLAAATTAGNAALVPAIIATANPVYAPAAEHATVLVAASVVVSAVLCPIVTSAWAKRVQKKAGPAGSEDNSPEQEVPAPKHVGSTPELT; this comes from the coding sequence ATGTCGATTCCCATCAAGAAAGCCTTGGAAAAGGTCCCCGGCGGAATGATGCTGGTGCCACTCGGCATCGGCGCCGTCATCCACACCCTCGCCCCGGACGCTGGCAAATTCTTTGGATCCTTCACAGGTGCCTTCTTCACCGGCCTGGCACCGCTGCTGGCTGTATTCTTCGTCTGCCTCGGCGCAACACTAGAGGTCAAGTCCACGCCCTACATCCTCAAAAAGGGCGGCGTGCTCCTCGGCTCGAAAATTCTCTTCGCAGTTCTCATCGGCGTCATCGCTGGCCGATTCCTTGGCGAAGCTCCCATCGAACACGGAATCCTCGCCGGCCTGTCAACCCTCGCGCTGGTCGCAGCCCTGAACGACACCAACGGAGGTCTCTACATCTCCCTCATGGGACAGTTCGGCCGCAAACGCGACGCCGGAGCCTACTCCATCCTGTCTCTGGAATCAGGGCCCTTCCTGACAATGGTCACCCTGGGGATCGCAGGTCTCGCCGCCTTCCCCTGGCAGGCACTCGTCGGCGCCATCCTCCCCCTCGCACTGGGCATGCTCCTCGGAAACCTCGACAAGAACATGCGACACCTGCTGGCTCCGCTGGTACCAGCGATGGTGCCGTTCCTGGGCCTCGCCCTCGGCCTGACCATCAACCTCAACGCAGTCGTCGAAGCCGGACTGCTCGGCATCGCCCTCGGCCTGTTCGTGGTCTTCGTCGGAGGAGCGGTACTGCTCCTCGCAGACAAACTCACCGGCGGCGACGGCGTCGCGGGCCTCGCCGCAGCAACCACGGCCGGCAACGCAGCCCTCGTTCCGGCAATCATCGCCACAGCCAACCCTGTCTACGCCCCAGCAGCAGAACACGCCACCGTCCTCGTCGCAGCCTCGGTCGTCGTCTCCGCTGTGCTCTGCCCGATCGTGACCTCAGCATGGGCCAAGCGGGTGCAGAAAAAGGCGGGCCCAGCGGGCAGCGAAGACAACTCTCCCGAGCAGGAGGTACCAGCCCCCAAACATGTAGGTAGTACCCCGGAACTGACCTAG